A window of the Apodemus sylvaticus chromosome 15, mApoSyl1.1, whole genome shotgun sequence genome harbors these coding sequences:
- the LOC127665534 gene encoding olfactory receptor 5K3-like, with product MTKDNYSLTTEFILIGFSDHPDLKTLLFLLFSAIYVVTMVGNLGLVALIYMEPRLHTPMYIFLGNLALMDSCCSCAITPKMLENFFSVDRRISLYECMAQFYFLCLAETTDCFLLAAMAYDRYVAICNPLQYHTMMSKKFCLQMTMGAYIAGNLHSMIPIGFLFRLTFCRSHTIKHFFCDILPLYRLSCVDPYINELMVLIFAGSIQTFTITIVLISYFYILFTIFRMKSREGRSKALSTCASHFLSVSIFYGSLLYMYIRPSSIDEEYKDIPVAIFYTLVIPLLNPFIYSLRNKEVINVMKRVMKKH from the coding sequence ATGACCAAGGACAACTACTCCTTGACAACAGAGTTCATCCTCATAGGATTCTCAGATCACCCAGACTTGAAGACACTTCTGTTCTTACTGTTCTCTGCTATCTATGTGGTCACCATGGTGGGAAACCTTGGGCTTGTGGCCTTGATCTACATGGAGCCTCgtctccacacacccatgtacatcTTTCTGGGCAACCTGGCTCTGATGGACTCCTGCTGCTCCTGTGCCATCACTCCCAAGATGCTAGAGAACTTCTTTTCTGTGGACAGGAGGATTTCTCTCTATGAATGCATGGCACAGTTCTATTTTCTCTGTCTTGCTGAAACTACAGACTGCTTTCTTCTGGCAgcaatggcctatgaccgctatgtggccatatgCAACCCACTGCAGTACCACACAATGATGTCCAAGAAGTTCTGCCTTCAGATGACCATGGGAGCCTACATAGCAGGAAACCTACATTCAATGATTCCAATAGGATTCTTGTTCAGGTTAACATTCTGCAGGTCTCATACAATCAAGCACTTCTTTTGTGATATCCTTCCACTATACAGACTCTCATGTGTAGACCCTTATATCAATGAACTGATGGTACTCATCTTTGCTGGTTCAATTCAAACTTTTACCATTACAATAGTCCTCATttcttatttctatattcttttcacTATATTCAGAATGAAGTCCAGGGAGGGAAGAAGCAAAGCTTTATCTACCTGTGCATCCCACTTTCTGTCTGTGTCAATATTCTATGGGTCTCTCCTCTATATGTATATTCGACCAAGTTCAATTGATGAAGAGTATAAAGACATACCGGTTGCTATTTTTTATACTCTGGTAATTCCTTTATTAAACCCATTTATTTATAGTCTGAGAAATAAGGAAGTAATTAATGTGATGAAAAGAGTAATGAAGAAACATTAG